The region CAGTTGTTTCAAGGTAAGGAATTTTAGAAGGTTTTTGAAAGTCGTATTTCTTCATTTGACTTCCACCACACTCAGGACAAGATGGGGCGTCATAGTCCAGTTTAGCTATGATTTCCTTGTGTGTATACATATTGATGATGTCTAGAAACTGGATATTGGGGTCTTTAATATCTAGTAGTTTTGTGGTAAAATGTAATTGTTCCATATGATTCTTTCTAATGAGTTGTTTAGTCGCTTTTCATTATAGATTTTATGGGACTTTTTTTCTACACAAAAATAGGCTCCATAATATCCATAGGGGATTTACCCACTACAAATATTATAGAACCATTATTGGTTGCTTCCAGTTTGGCGATGATTTCCTTGTGTGTAACCCTATTAATAACATTGATAATTTTGATATCAGTATCTTCAATGTCAAGCAGTTTCGTGATAAAATGTAATAGTTCCATATGAATCTTTCTAATGAGTTGTTTTGTCGCTTTTCATTATAGATTTTATGGGACTTTTTTCTACACCAAAATAAGCTCCATAATATCCATAGGGGATTTATCTACTACAAATATTATAGAGTCATTTGTTAAAAGTAGCAGTCTTTAAGGTAAGATACTAGCTATATATTTTTTCTAAATATGGTAAAATAGTAGAAGAATAATGTGAGGGAAATGAATGTCAAACAGTTTTGAAATTTTGATGAATCAACTGGGGATGCCTGCTGAAATGCGACAGGCTCCTGCTTTATCACAGGCTGATATTGAGCGAGTTGTAGTTCATAAAATTAGTAAGGTATGGGAGTTTCATTTCGTATTTTCTAATATTTTACCGATTGAAATCTTTTTAGAATTAAAGAAAGGTTTGAGCGAAGAATTTTCTAAGACAGGCAATAAAGCTGTTTTCGAAATCAAGGCTCGGTCTCAAGAATTTTCAAATCAGCTCTTGCAGTCCTACTATAGGGAGGCTTTCTCTGAAGGCCCATGTACTAGTCAAGGTTTTAAATCTCTTTATCAGAATTTGCAAGTTCGTGCTGATGGAAATCAACTCTTTATTGAGGGTTCCGAGGCGATTGATAAGGAACACTTTAAGAAAAATCACCTTCCTAATTTAGCTAAACAACTTGAAAAATTTGGCTTTCCAACTTTTAATTGTCAAGTCGAGAAGAATGATGTGCTGACCCAAGAGCAGGAAGAGGCCTTTCATGCTGAAAATGAGCAGATTGTTCAAGCGGCCAATGAGGAAGCGCTCCGTGCGATGGAACAACTGGAACAGCTGGCACCTCCTCCAGCGGAAGAGAAGCCAGCCTTTGATTTTCAAGCCAAAAAGGCTGCGGCTAAGCCAAAGCTAGATAAGGCGGAGATTACTCCTATGATCGAAGTGACGACGGAGGAAAATCGTCTGGTCTTTGAAGGGGTTGTTTTTGATGTGGAGCAAAAAGTGACCAGAACAGGGCGTGTTTTGATCAACTTTAAAATGACGGACTACACTTCAAGTTTTTCGATGCAAAAGTGGGTTAAGAATGAGGAAGAGGCTCAGAAATTTGACCTAATCAAGAAAAATTCTTGGCTCCGAGTTCGTGGGAATGTGGAGATGAATAACTTCACACGTGATTTGACTATGAACGTGCAAGACGTGCAGGAAGTTGTTCACTATGAGCGGAAGGATTTGATGCCAGAAGGTGAGCGCCGGGTTGAGTTTCATGCTCATACTAACATGTCGACCATGGATGCACTACCCGAGGTAGAAGAGATCGTTGCGACAGCTGCTAAGTGGGGACACAAGGCGGTTGCCATCACGGACCATGGAAATGTTCAGTCCTTCCCACACGGCTATAAGGCGGCTAAGAAAGCAGGAATCCAGCTGATCTATGGTATGGAAGCCAATATCGTGGAGGATCGTGTCCCTATCGTCTACAACGAAGTGGAGATGGACTTGTCGGAAGCGACCTACGTGGTTTTTGACGTGGAAACGACAGGTCTTTCAGCTATCTATAATGACTTGATTCAGGTTGCGGCCTCTAAGATGTACAAGGGGAATGTCATTGCTGAATTTGATGAATTTATCAATCCTGGACATCCTTTGTCAGCTTTTACTACTGAGTTGACTGGAATTACAGATGATCATGTCAAAAATGCCAAACCACTGGAACAAGTTCTGCAAGAATTTCAAGAGTTTTGCAAGGACACGGTCCTAGTTGCCCACAATGCCACCTTTGACGTTGGATTTATGAATGCCAACTATGAGCGTCATGGTCTGCCTAAGATTAGCCAGCCAGTGATTGATACGCTAGAGTTTGCTCGAAACCTCTATCCTGAGTATAAGCGTCATGGTTTGGGGCCTTTGACCAAGCGTTTTGGTGTGGCTTTAGAACATCACCACATGGCCAATTACGATGCGGAAGCTACAGGTCGCCTGCTTTTCATCTTTATCAAAGAGGTAGCAGAAAAACATGGTGTGACCGATTTAGCTAGACTCAACATTGATTTGATTAGCCCAGATTCTTATAAAAAAGCTCGGATTAAACATGCGACAATTTATGTCAAGAATCAAGTAGGGCTAAAAAATATCTTTAAACTGGTTTCTTTATCCAATACCAAGTACTTTGAAGGGGTGCCACGGATTCCAAGAACGGTTCTAGATGCCCATCGGGAGGGCTTGATTTTAGGTTCAGCTTGCTCTGAGGGTGAAGTTTTTGATGCAGTCGTTTCCCAAGGTGTGGATGCGGCGGTTGAGGTGGCCAAGTATTATGACTTTATCGAGGTTATGCCACCGGCTATTTATGCGCCATTAATTGCCAAGGAGCAGGTCAAGGATATGGAGGAGCTCCAGACCATTATCAAGAGTTTGATAGAGGTTGGGGACCGTCTTGGCAAACCTGTTCTGGCTACGGGAAATGTTCACTATATCGAACTGGAAGAAGAGATTTACCGTGAAATTATTGTCCGTAGTTTGGGCCAGGGGGCTATGATTAACCGAACCATCGGTCATGGGGAACATGCCCAACCAGCTCCTCTTCCCAAGGCTCATTTTCGAACAACCAATGAGATGTTGGATGAATTTGCCTTCTTGGGCGAGGATTTAGCACGCAAGTTGGTTATTGAAAACACCAATGCCTTGGCAGAAATCTTTGAACCCGTTGAGGTTGTAAAAGGTGATTTGTACACGCCTTTCATCGACAAGGCTGAAGAGACGGTTGCTGAGTTGACCTATAAGAAAGCTTTTGAGATTTATGGAAATCCGCTACCAGATATTGTCGATTTGCGGATTGAAAAAGAACTAACCTCTATTCTGGGGAATGGATTTGCTGTGATTTATCTGGCTTCCCAGATGCTAGTGCAACGTTCTAATGAACGGGGCTACTTGGTTGGTTCTCGTGGGTCTGTTGGGTCCAGTTTCGTTGCGACCATGATTGGGATTACAGAGGTTAATCCTCTCTCTCCACACTATGTCTGTGGTCAGTGTCAGTACAGTGAGTTTATCACTGATGGTTCTTACGGTTCAGGTTTTGATATGCCCAATAAGGACTGTCCTAAATGTGGCCACAAACTCAGCAAAAACGGACAAGATATTCCTTTTGAGACCTTCCTTGGTTTTGATGGAGACAAGGTTCCTGATATTGACTTGAACTTCTCGGGAGAAGATCAGCCTAGTGCTCACTTGGATGTGCGTGATATCTTTGGTGAGGAATATGCCTTCCGTGCAGGAACGGTTGGTACGGTGAAAGCTAAGATAGCCTATGGATTTGTCAAGGGTTACGAGCGAGATTATGGGAAAATTTATCGTGCTGCAGAGGTGGAACGTCTAGCCCAGGGAGCTGCGGGTGTCAAACGTACGACAGGTCAGCACCCAGGGGGAATCGTAGTTATTCCTAACTATATGGAGGTCTATGATTTTACGCCGATCCAATATCCAGCAGACGACGTAACGGCTGAATGGCAGACTACTCACTTTAACTTCCACGATATCGATGAGAACGTCCTCAAACTCGATATACTGGGACATGATGATCCGACTATGATTCGAAAACTCCAGGACTTGTCTGGGATTGACCCTAATGAAATCCCTATGGATGACGAAGGCGTGATGGCCCTTTTTTCTGGGACTGATGTGCTTGGGGTAACACCTGAACAAATTGGAACGCCTACAGGGATGTTGGGGATTCCAGAATTTGGAACCAACTTTGTACGTGGAATGGTAGACGAGACGCATCCGACGACTTTTGCAGAATTGCTTCAGTTGTCAGGGTTGTCCCACGGTACCGACGTTTGGCTGGGCAATGCCCAAGATTTGATTAAGCAAGGGATTGCTGACCTATCAACCGTTATCGGTTGTCGAGACGACATCATGGTTTACCTCATGCATGCTGGCCTCGAGCCTAAGATGGCCTTTACCATTATGGAACGGGTACGTAAGGGCTTGTGGCTCAAGATTTCAGAAGAGGAGAGAAATGGCTATATCGAAGCCATGAAGGCTAATAAGGTGCCAGAGTGGTATATCGAGTCCTGTGGGAAAATTAAGTACATGTTCCCGAAAGCCCATGCGGCAGCCTACGTTATGATGGCCTTGCGTGTAGCTTACTTCAAGGTTCACCACCCTATTTATTACTACTGTGCTTACTTCTCAATCCGTGCTAAGGCATTTGATATCAAGACCATGGGGGCGGGCTTGGATGCTATCAAGCGCAGAATGGAAGAAATCTCTGAAAAACGGAAGAACAATGAGGCTTCTAATGTGGAGATTGATCTTTATACAACTCTTGAGATTGTCAATGAAATGTGGGAACGTGGTTTCAAGTTTGGGAAGTTAGACCTCTACCGTAGTGATGCGACTGAATTCATCATTGACGGAGATACACTGATTCCACCATTTGTTGCTATGGATGGTCTGGGAGAGAACGTTGCCAAGCAGTTAGTTCGAGCGCGTGAAGAGGGAGAATTTCTTTCTAAAACAGAATTGCGTAAGCGTGGTGGACTCTCATCAACTTTGGTTGAAAAGATGGATGAAATGGGCATTCTCGGCAATATGCCAGAGGATAACCAGTTGAGTTTGTTTGATGAATTGTTTTAAAAAATTGCTTATTTTGATCAAGTGGACAAAATATGTCCACTTGATTTGTTATAATTCTCTTAAAAATAATAGAAAAGAGAGTATAATATGGTGGATCAAGAAATTTTAAATTCTAATGTGTCAATTGAAGAGGAGATTTATAATTTTGAAAAAGGCTTGAAAGATGATGGGAGTGATTGGACCGGATTCCCACAAATAGACTTAAAAGAAGATTCTCAATGTATTTACATTCGCGGTATTTCAGAGACTGACAGATGGCATTTGATTTATTATACGTTAACTAAAATAAAACCTGCTACTCCAATAGCATCACTTGTATATTATCGAGTGAGAGATAATTTGATTTTTTCTAAACATAGTCAATGGATAAAACTGCAAATGGGGTATACAGAGTATGACTTGATTTTTCTGGAGGGAGTTCAATTTTTGGGAGAAGCTGATCAAAGGGTACAGGAATACTGGATGCAGCAATTCAAAGAGAGTAAGAAAAGAAACAAACTCTTCATTGTATATTCAGACTGCTTACCCGAAGACTTAAAAAATATGCCTGAATCCGTAGTTGAGTTCTTCGAATCTGGCATAGTGGTACAGTTGAAATCATCTAAGGGCTAGTTTATTTTGCTTTAATCGTTTTGAATATAAAGTGCTAGTTAGACTATAGAAGTGATAATAATGTACTGGAAATAGTATTGTTTGAATAATATGTAGAAGGACTGCAAATGAATGATCAAGAGAGACTGCTAACGATTTTTTTACGTTTACAGTTTGGGACTCCGTTAGGAAAAAAGCAACTGGCTCAGGAATTTGAGGTTAGTGAAAAGACGATACAGAGAGATTTTTCGCTACTCCGTGATATTTTATATAGTCACACCAGTTATAGTGGAGATTTGCTTTATAACCGTAAAACGAATAAGTATTGTTTATCTAGTAAGTCAGTTTTTAATAAAAAGGATATTCTAGTTATTTCAAAGATTTTATTGGAAAATCGAGCACTGAACAGACCAGAAATTGCTAGCTTACTAAATAATTTACTGAACTTAGTTCCCCGTGATGATCGGAAAGAAATCGAGCAGATTATTGGAAGTGAAAAGCTTAACTATGCTCCCTTAACGGATCAACAAAATAGAATAGAGAAAATTTGGAATTTATCAGAAGCTATTTTACATGAACAGGTTCTAGACATTATCTATCAAAAACCTTATTCTGAGTCTTCTAAGAGGCAGACTGTTTTGCCAGTCTCTCTTTATTATGATAGTCATTATTTCTATCTAGTTGTCTACCAGCTGAAACATGCTACTTATATTACTTTAAGAGTAGACCGCATCCGGTCATGGTCTCTTAGTGATATAGAGAAACCCTCTATTTCTTATCGAAATAAATTTAGAGATGGTGACATTCGTAACGAGAGAGTAGATGCTTTTATCGGGAAGAAAATCAGTATTGAAATCGAGTATTTGTACGATCCGACGATTGTGATGGATCAATTTCCAAATGCAAAAATAGTTGGGAAAAATGGCAACTGGACTCATTTTCAGTTTGAAAGTCAGCATACACCGGGGCTTAAACGCTGGTTGCTGGGACAAGGGGAAGCAGTTACTGTTTTATATCCTCGGATTTTAGTAGAGGATATGAAGCAAACAGTTCAAGAGATGATAGATAAATATAGATGAGGATAAAATGACTATTCAATTTACTTCTAAAAAGGTTGGAGAACTATTGAAAGAAGAGGGTTTGCGGATTCCTTCTTATCAAAGACCATATAAATGGAACAGAAAACATATCCGTAATCTTTTTTATGATTTACGAGATGCTATGGGGAAAAAGGAATATCAGATTGGTTCCGTTATCTTGCATAAAAATGATAGATACTTAGATATTGTCGATGGACAGCAACGGCTAATTTCTATTTCATTGTTTCTTCATTTATTAGATAGATTAGAGAATTATAAGGGTGCTAAGCAACTGCTGAGTGCTGCTGTATTTGGAGAGCTATCTTGCTATCATGCGAGTGAAAATTATAATGAGTGGGAAAATTTGACTCAATTGGTTGGCGAAAATCAGGCAAAAGATATTTGCAATTTTTTATTGGAAAATTGTTCTGTCTCCGTGATTACTATGCCACAGAAACGATTATCTGAAGCCTTTCAGTTATTTGATTCTCAGAATAATCGTGGAAAATCTTTAGAACCTCATGATTTGCTCAAAGCCTATCATCTTCGCAAGGAAGATTCAGAAGATGAAAAGATTGTTGAAAAGTGGGAGCAATTTGTAGAAGATAAAGATTTAAGTCTCAAAGAGTTGTTTGATAAACATCTTTTCCGTATGAGACGTTGGTCTCGAGGAGAGACAGGATTGACAAACAAGCGTTATGGATCTTATCTGCGTTTTACAGAGGATTTTATTGACGATTTTAAAGGCGTTGATTTGAATCAGAACTTTCCATATCTAGAATTGTATCGTCATATTGAAAATCTCCCCATGTCCATTACTATGCCAATCATTGATGGAAGTAAATTTTTTGAGTATATTGAATCTGCTCATGTAACTATTAAAGAGCATAAAGATTTTTTAAATGAAGAGTTAGGATTTTCTGATGAACCTGAAGGGGAAGGAAAAAATCTAGTTTACCCAAAAGGTATGTTGAACATTTACAATAGCTCAAAGGGGCGCTACCTCAAGTGTTACAATATATTCCTAAATATTTGCTCACTTTTTGCAGAGAGATTTGGAAAAGATGAGCTATCAACGGAGATAGTAGAAACCTTGTTTATTTGGTCTTATTACCCTCGAGTTAAGTCTAAAGCAATATATGATGCGACGGTAGGAAACTATGTTGCTGGTGGAAGGTTTAGACAAAAAGAGGCTCAAAAGCTATTTCAACTTTTATCTCATGCTGTCACTCCGAATGATTTCATGATTAAGATAGATAGAGAATTATTTGAAAATTATACTGTGGACAAGATTATAGAAGAGGAAAAAGGTAAATGGTAGAAACACATATAAGCTTATCAGTTAATCGTTTATTAAATGAAGATACCTATGCTATTCCTCTATATCAGAGAAATTTTGCTTGGACTTATGATGAAATTG is a window of Streptococcus mitis DNA encoding:
- a CDS encoding PolC-type DNA polymerase III; translation: MSNSFEILMNQLGMPAEMRQAPALSQADIERVVVHKISKVWEFHFVFSNILPIEIFLELKKGLSEEFSKTGNKAVFEIKARSQEFSNQLLQSYYREAFSEGPCTSQGFKSLYQNLQVRADGNQLFIEGSEAIDKEHFKKNHLPNLAKQLEKFGFPTFNCQVEKNDVLTQEQEEAFHAENEQIVQAANEEALRAMEQLEQLAPPPAEEKPAFDFQAKKAAAKPKLDKAEITPMIEVTTEENRLVFEGVVFDVEQKVTRTGRVLINFKMTDYTSSFSMQKWVKNEEEAQKFDLIKKNSWLRVRGNVEMNNFTRDLTMNVQDVQEVVHYERKDLMPEGERRVEFHAHTNMSTMDALPEVEEIVATAAKWGHKAVAITDHGNVQSFPHGYKAAKKAGIQLIYGMEANIVEDRVPIVYNEVEMDLSEATYVVFDVETTGLSAIYNDLIQVAASKMYKGNVIAEFDEFINPGHPLSAFTTELTGITDDHVKNAKPLEQVLQEFQEFCKDTVLVAHNATFDVGFMNANYERHGLPKISQPVIDTLEFARNLYPEYKRHGLGPLTKRFGVALEHHHMANYDAEATGRLLFIFIKEVAEKHGVTDLARLNIDLISPDSYKKARIKHATIYVKNQVGLKNIFKLVSLSNTKYFEGVPRIPRTVLDAHREGLILGSACSEGEVFDAVVSQGVDAAVEVAKYYDFIEVMPPAIYAPLIAKEQVKDMEELQTIIKSLIEVGDRLGKPVLATGNVHYIELEEEIYREIIVRSLGQGAMINRTIGHGEHAQPAPLPKAHFRTTNEMLDEFAFLGEDLARKLVIENTNALAEIFEPVEVVKGDLYTPFIDKAEETVAELTYKKAFEIYGNPLPDIVDLRIEKELTSILGNGFAVIYLASQMLVQRSNERGYLVGSRGSVGSSFVATMIGITEVNPLSPHYVCGQCQYSEFITDGSYGSGFDMPNKDCPKCGHKLSKNGQDIPFETFLGFDGDKVPDIDLNFSGEDQPSAHLDVRDIFGEEYAFRAGTVGTVKAKIAYGFVKGYERDYGKIYRAAEVERLAQGAAGVKRTTGQHPGGIVVIPNYMEVYDFTPIQYPADDVTAEWQTTHFNFHDIDENVLKLDILGHDDPTMIRKLQDLSGIDPNEIPMDDEGVMALFSGTDVLGVTPEQIGTPTGMLGIPEFGTNFVRGMVDETHPTTFAELLQLSGLSHGTDVWLGNAQDLIKQGIADLSTVIGCRDDIMVYLMHAGLEPKMAFTIMERVRKGLWLKISEEERNGYIEAMKANKVPEWYIESCGKIKYMFPKAHAAAYVMMALRVAYFKVHHPIYYYCAYFSIRAKAFDIKTMGAGLDAIKRRMEEISEKRKNNEASNVEIDLYTTLEIVNEMWERGFKFGKLDLYRSDATEFIIDGDTLIPPFVAMDGLGENVAKQLVRAREEGEFLSKTELRKRGGLSSTLVEKMDEMGILGNMPEDNQLSLFDELF
- a CDS encoding DnaA ATPase domain-containing protein, with the translated sequence MVDQEILNSNVSIEEEIYNFEKGLKDDGSDWTGFPQIDLKEDSQCIYIRGISETDRWHLIYYTLTKIKPATPIASLVYYRVRDNLIFSKHSQWIKLQMGYTEYDLIFLEGVQFLGEADQRVQEYWMQQFKESKKRNKLFIVYSDCLPEDLKNMPESVVEFFESGIVVQLKSSKG
- a CDS encoding helix-turn-helix transcriptional regulator gives rise to the protein MNDQERLLTIFLRLQFGTPLGKKQLAQEFEVSEKTIQRDFSLLRDILYSHTSYSGDLLYNRKTNKYCLSSKSVFNKKDILVISKILLENRALNRPEIASLLNNLLNLVPRDDRKEIEQIIGSEKLNYAPLTDQQNRIEKIWNLSEAILHEQVLDIIYQKPYSESSKRQTVLPVSLYYDSHYFYLVVYQLKHATYITLRVDRIRSWSLSDIEKPSISYRNKFRDGDIRNERVDAFIGKKISIEIEYLYDPTIVMDQFPNAKIVGKNGNWTHFQFESQHTPGLKRWLLGQGEAVTVLYPRILVEDMKQTVQEMIDKYR
- a CDS encoding DUF262 domain-containing protein, with product MTIQFTSKKVGELLKEEGLRIPSYQRPYKWNRKHIRNLFYDLRDAMGKKEYQIGSVILHKNDRYLDIVDGQQRLISISLFLHLLDRLENYKGAKQLLSAAVFGELSCYHASENYNEWENLTQLVGENQAKDICNFLLENCSVSVITMPQKRLSEAFQLFDSQNNRGKSLEPHDLLKAYHLRKEDSEDEKIVEKWEQFVEDKDLSLKELFDKHLFRMRRWSRGETGLTNKRYGSYLRFTEDFIDDFKGVDLNQNFPYLELYRHIENLPMSITMPIIDGSKFFEYIESAHVTIKEHKDFLNEELGFSDEPEGEGKNLVYPKGMLNIYNSSKGRYLKCYNIFLNICSLFAERFGKDELSTEIVETLFIWSYYPRVKSKAIYDATVGNYVAGGRFRQKEAQKLFQLLSHAVTPNDFMIKIDRELFENYTVDKIIEEEKGKW